The Vanessa atalanta chromosome 2, ilVanAtal1.2, whole genome shotgun sequence DNA window GTGCCCGAAGCAGATCGACTAATCCTAAATTTCTGACTATTTAGATAAGAATGAGAAGGTCAAAGATTATATCGTAAACttcgataattatatttataaagcaaaatcAATGACATGAacattttcgtattttattttatacaaaatatatatcagttCCCTGAATTAACAAAGttgaataatgaattaaatagatGGTATGTGAAGTTCGTATTAACcgatttttaatagttaatatacatatattctggatatttaaattcattaatttccgAGTATTTTTCGAATCTTTCTCTCAACTAACTCAGCTGCTCGTCTCGACTTCGTATGGGAATTAGGGATTGTATTTCCTTCCCGATCGTTATCCGATGAGGACATCAGTGAAATGAACACAAATAGaagaaatttagaattaaataaaaatatacaggactgttacttatatttatataattatcacatAAGTGAATATTGTTTTGGAATACATGATAAAATtcttaagaaatttaataatttataaagcttGATGCTCATTATATTCCGCTGTGAAAATGATTCAGATATCCTCACGTTTTTTCTGTGGGTGACAATAAAACTGATTGTCATCTTAAACCGTTGCatgaatactaataatattttaattcggaGTCAGTAACCATTTTCATACCCGTGTTGATTTCTTGACGGGATAAAGATTGCTATCTCAATACGTCCAATATTCACTGTCATGTAAATATATGATCGATTGTATTACGAAGGAGTTAATGATGATCTCGTGCGTGAACACGTTCGAATcgaatagtattaattaatcgtTAACGTATCGGATCAATAATATCATAATCGCCCTATGGGATGGATCATCGTCGCGATAATTGTGTCATGTCTTTGTAGTGCTATAGAAATaacggaatattttaaaatgcggAATTGGCTAGTAGTCGGACGTAGAGTTGGCCGCCGCGACGCCAGTCGGCCGCCGACCGTCCGCCGGGACAGCGCGCAACGGCGCGAGTGTCAAGCAATAACCGCAGCCATGCCGCCTACCACCATGATAGTGCCCTGTGTGTTTTCAATTAtcgtaacatttattatttataaacttaaatattcaaCTGGAAAACCAACATATTCGACAATCACAAGTTTTAAGAGTACTAAAGTAATCCTATGATGATTTGTAATGTTCCCATTGAGTGACGTGAATACGTTTTACTACAAAGTCGCGTAGACTTAAAAACATTATCCCAACATATGTGCGGGCGGAGGCAGGGGTGCCCAGTGCGTTTGTTGACCACGCGTTGTGTTTACGTTTTCATTTCTGGCACTCGATGTTGATCCCGAATTGGATTGTTTGCTGGCCACGTTTTTTGTGCTCCTAAATGTCAACATTGACATCTGGTTCATAAGAATGGTTGGGTgacatttgttttgataaaaaaagttatatgtagTTCTATAAATTTGTCAAATGCAGTGCCAAATTATATGGTTAATTATAGTCACTggaatatagattaaatttcTGTAAAGCTAGGATTTCCtaaatattagttttctatataattGATAACTGATTCGATGATCAGGAAGTTATTGGTTTATGTAGTTCAAGAATTCGCCAACGTGTTTGCAGCCCACGCTTTGCTATCAATCATTACCCATGGGCTCCAAGTTGAACGGACCGTTCACCTGTGCGGAACACTTTCTAAATTAAGGTGTATCATCACATTAGTCAGTAATATTTATAGCCACCCTATATTCGTAATCGGGTCTTCCTGAAAAATATCACGGCTGCTGTGTTATACTATTTGatcactataaaataaataggtacttCATATTTGACAAAATTTGATATTCGCGTTTAACTGGGAGCGTTcccaaaattattaaagtttctaAAATAAAGATGAGAATTTATGAAATCACTTTGCGGTCACACAGTtgcgtagtttttttttttaactttcgtAATAATTAATCTCGCACAATCGCGTGTTCCACTACAGTACAATTGTTGACAATTAACCGTAGTTCTTTTGCGTGCTTCAATCATGTCTAAGAAAGAGGGTCAACTACTCGTATAATTACacgtatgtataattatttaagggaTTATTCGAATTTAAACAAATGTCACATATGCGAGGCTATGAACGCTTTTGTCTTCTTTTatcttaatactataaatgGTATTATTCATATTCACAGTATTGACGTAGACACTACGTTAGACACGATACTCGTTAGATTTAAGAGCGTGGGTTTGTGCTTGAAACATGTGATAGAATACATTCTGTATATAGAATCAGTTGCTCGTTACTCCTACACGATGTGTTTTACGGAGTcgtgatattaatttatgataacatTTTCACAATTCAATTATAGTATGTAAATAAGTCTTCAAACCTCTTTACCATATGatgttctattatataatataccgtTTATTTACgatgtttcataaaattataagtaatatagtatattttatataatgtatacatttacaaatCTACTTGCatacaaaacaaatactttGTTTAGAAAAACAATGATGATGTCAGTCGTATGACCTCACGCACCCGACGAAAGAATCTGGACTGTAAAAGGACGTATTTATAAAAAGCTGATAATTTTATGTCACCAGTTGTGAAcgatatgatattaaatatatatctcaaaGATTTACAGCGTTCTCTCCAAAATAccttttcctttaaaatatatttatattttttagagttcTCGGTACGGAAACTATAACTGAGCTATCACTTAGCGTGCGTCGTCTCTCAGTCTGTCACAGAGCTGTATATTTAGAGCCGTAATAGCTAGACAGTTGAAAAACACCAAAATACGTGTAACTAAGGCCGCTgtcatgacaaaaaaaaaacaataaaaaatctaaactcAAGGTACCGGACCCTTAGTGTGCGAGTCCAGTCGCACTTGTTCAgtgtttgatattttaattaaagtgtaCGTTATATTGATataccaaaattaataaatttgttagcTTGTAAATATGctaacttaatttttgtttgttttttttttccggtTTTACATAAAACCTATTTGCAGTTTTCGAATCTGATCTAATCGGATTAGTGTTATTGATATGGATCCTACTAAATCtactcatattattttagttcgtAGTGCGCTTTCAAAACAAATGCTGCTCATGCTATGGGGTATAGATATACGAATactgcattatttttaaatctctaAAATGTGTACAGAAATGTAATTGAacgttttataatatctatgtttTATGGTGTAGTAagtgtataaataaacactttcttattgatgacCAAACGTAGACAAATTATAACACatttaatcgaaaaaaaaactacttattgccaaatatcaaaactaaacgaaaaaaaatacataataactatgaaaacgaattaataaaaaaaatttgattcgATTAGTGATTTTTTCGGAAGTGTTTTCAGGTTTCAActtgattgaatttttttaatttaactacttatgtttttttttaatatccgtCACCTTTAACTGTCGCGaagtatttaatatcaatgaataACTCAGTTTTAAGCATTCATAAATAATGCCTTTTACTATTCGAACCAGTACATATATTCAACGAAATAACTTTTTTCAACAATAATGTGAAAGAATACGCCTGCGTTGtacgatatttttatgtttatttaaaattggtacAGTATTAGAtccttttttttcatacaaattcGGAAGGGATTTGCTATAATATAGATacgacattaatttatttattcgattagttggaaaacatttttttaaataaatttggtgAAATTGTTGCCgacagaattttatatttatcataacaattaagtgttcaatttaaaaaatgaaaaggttttaaataatgtaccgTTGCGCAGGCAGCGAGGCGTCGCCACCTCCTCCTTGCGAGGTGTTCCTGGGAGGGTCCTGCAACCCGACCACATGGAGATCAGACATCGCTATTCCTATGCTTAAGAAGATGGGCATCACATATTTCAATCCTGTAAGTATTCTTTgacttcttattattaataatataatgtaaataatcgtTGAATCTACCTCCCATATACCAAACACATATCTAATGGTTGGCCGTGCCACTGACGGTGTAAAAAGCATCAACggcttatattttttcaatgccAAAGTATATTAACCAAACCTACACCAGGTTAGGTTATCTCAGATcctcttataaaaatattttataaatatatatatgaaacgacaataataattcatctctatTAAAGGTATTCACTTTTTAAGTATAAAGTGGTTTATTTAAAACCGGCATTACAAGTTGTAAGGATGATGTCCTCGTGATTAATTTCGATAACGACAGTCATTCTTGAGGGAAACTCGCCAACTGCGCAAGATATACAATAATGGACAAGTGTACGTGCAAAAAAGGCACTCTATCCCCCTTACTCTCATTATACTATGGGTAACCAATCCGACTAAAAAATTAAGGCGCAAAACTAGGCTTTAAGAGCTTGCCGAGGCACAAGAGTGTtaaacttgttttaattttatggaattaaagttttttaatacatCCTAGTTTTATCGGCATTGAAAGTCACTAAACCCCTAAACTACATAAATTCAAGAAATAATTTCGATTCGCAGTGTAACGTTTGCATGAATTATAGACAAACCAGCAAGCACACTTTcgcatttagaatataataggAATTCGTCAAGTGAGAACATTTTgtgaattcaattttatttaaatatatgagtagtttaaatcataaataatttacaagtcAATTTAgagtttaaatataaaggtCATGCTCCTTACAATGCTGttgtaacttaattttaatgtttagaataattaaaattttttacaaaCATCTTTTTgttcgtctttttttttaatgaagtttatGCACATTCATATACCTGTTAGACGTTGAATGTGTGATTTGAAGCCAACATTTAAGCAACCAATtcgaatatgatatttatttttcccgTAATTAAAGTAAGATTAGTACCAAAAATACTTAAAGTACCTGCGGTTGAACataattaatctaaatattttgttaaatgaaatcGCTTACGTGTTCCATATTAAGGACGCAGTACTAACTATGATCATTTAGACCGCTATTAAGATAATtagatttaacaatatttaaataagaagttaaataatatattgattccAATTCTAAAGTAgtacaacataatatttatttatctgctCGAATAACCTTTAGAACTAGTCCAGTATTAAATGTGAATTTGTAACGTTATCCGTCTCTGTcacaataattgttatttattttaaatatttataatcgttGACCACATTCCACAACTGGTTTCCATATACCACAGATAGTAAAAAATCAATCGATTGCAAATCAAGGGCTTTTGAGGCCTTCTCAACGCTACATATGAATTTATTGCTAAACTAACGATTTTATCtcagttttaatatttgaatggaGTTTTCTCGTACACACTCTCGGACGGTAACAATTGCATATGGTTGTAGGCACTAGATTGAGATACCGGATTTggactagaaaaaaaaaacgttttgatAAAATCGTACAGTTCCAAATGCTGGCagttacatatatacttttacgGCAATGTAATGCGATTCATTTGAATACTTGTGTGTCGTGTCGtacttttgatttatttttaaagattacttATTTCTTAGTTTAGTTTTACATTGTGTCGTGTGGGAAAGGCCTTACTAATTTCTTAGAGTTCTGTAAAATAACGGAAAAAGCGATAATGCATGTAGctgaatagtttatttttattaaacgtgaTCGAATTGAGTAAAACTGACATCATACAACACGTTTACatgtaatatctatatattaatacgtgaacatcgaaaattgttttatattttttttttataaaagtataggaaataaatttataccatTCGAAAGGTATTGTGTCATTGATGTGAACACAATAAATCTATTTTCGTTATTGGTAAATTGTTAATACACATTAAAGATGTTTATTGATAGTAATTTAACGGTTTGATGAAATTTCACtagttcttttttataatttagcaaGTAGACGACTGGTCGACGGAGTTAATAGAAGTGGAACATCGTGCTAAGGCAGAGGCACGAGCTCTATTATTCGTGTTGGACAGCGAGACCCGCGCTGTAGCCGCGAGTGTCGAGGCTGCGCATTTAGCAGCCGCGCCCCGAGACCTGCTGCTCGTACTGCGACCATACTCGCGACATCAGAACATCGGCCGCGAGACCATCTCTGACCAGTCAGTTTACCTTATAAatcatcattaattataaagtatcaatttattaacatacctCAAACTCATatcgtatgaaaaaaaaacaacttgttAATTTAAACCTCTCCAGACAATTTTATAGGCTAGAGATATTTTGagataaattcattaaaataatcttaatgatTACAGAGAGTACATTGAGCTGTCGCGAGCTCGAGCGACATTACAAGAAGCAGTCGAACGGCGAGGACTTCCCGCCTTCACAGATATACCAGCGGCGTTACGATGCGCACGCGCTGTTCTTCGAGGGGCGCGAACGCACCCGCGTCACTCTTTGGGTCACACGATTCTGCGACTGAAACGTGTATACGACGCAGCTGGCGGCAGAAACGCGCGATTACCTCGCGCACGAGCCATCGAAGCGCTCAAAGATGCGACGCGGGCGCCTCGCGATCTCGCTGAACGTTGCCTACCGGCTAACGCTGATACAATTGATTTCGAATCCTTTTGTGCTGCCGTGGCGGAACTGGCCGCTGACGCAGGTGAGATATAAGCAAATTAAGAGTTTCTAATATTAGTTTCAGATGctgacaatatatataaagtttattaattacctaattatgttaaaatgttcAAGGGAAAGAAAGTTGGaaagtaatttgtaataaaaagtagGAGATTTCGGTTGGGTAAAGTAGATATTTGTTAAAGGTTCGCAATCACCGCGAACACCGTCCGGTTCGAGCGTAGCGGCGCGCGTGCGTCGCGCGTTTCGATCGCTGCGAGATTTGATCGTCTCGTCTGGCTTGTCCCCCGGTGCGTTTTGCACGCACGACATGCTTTGCAATTGACTTTTGAGGCTTTCCAAGCGTACCGTTACAATATCGGAACATAATAAAGTGACTTAAATGTACTAACGTTAAGTAACTCTCATTCAGCGGTCCATTCAAAacagaaattgaaaatatttattattaacgtcGTATGTACGTGGCTATAATCTGTATCGgtcattaaactttataattttacaatcatTCGTTTCAGATAACATATATCGATTGATTGAAAAATCCGACCTTGatatcgaaattaaatattaaatcatagaTGTGCCAGGAATGtgtctataaataatatcgtgTGCACAAATAACCTTGCGATTTATTAAGTCACGTTCAAGGGATACTTCAAAGTTTTGGCCATGTCACTTGCTATGTGAGAAAGCGTAACGGTCCGTCTAAATCATTACCTTATTATCTTCACTCTTATTCCATTTCATTCATTTCAGTTCGCCGTGTTCCGTGATCGTTATTTTCTTTCGCAGATACATTTCGAACTGCAATCATTCGACAAAATAGCTTCATGTAAATATCGCTTATTTATCTTATCATTCTTCGCACAGAGGAAGTACTCACTCAAGTTTCATTCTTCGAATCGAATCATTTTCGGTGTgatgattttgttttgttttgcatTCCTATCTAGTTGAGTTCGTTTGgaaaactaatatgttattttattatttgcggTTTAATTGTTAcgacttttttatcatttagctaaacgcgttatattataataaatatatgcatttttatgtattttatacagcTTTGTTTATCTAGAAATCGTGAGAGAGAAATGCACATACCAAGGTTTCTGAGTAATTGTATCGTTGTTAAAATAACGTAGGATAGTTCTTGTTTTttctgtttacattttttaaatatctattcaagtatttatggtttaattttaagtttggtataaaatatttttatttttatccaattaagtgacgaatatttagatatcaatggaaataataatttatagtttcaaaAACAGAATACCAGAGTCGTCACAACTCTGAGACGGAGAGCGCCGAGAGCGTCGCGGGGGTCGCGGGCGGAGTGAGCGGGACGGAGCGAGTGTCGAGCGCGCGGGAAGGGAACGGCCTGCGCGTGCACAACCCGCGTCTAAGAGCGTACGGACAGAAGCTCTCATTGTTTATACCCAAGGTACGATTGACATTACTTATCATACATAGATAATAACGCTACGTAATTAACCCACTGAGCCAAATTTAACGTAAACTTAACATATGTACTGGTATTCTTATACGGGGCCATGAATATATTTATCTGTGAAAAtaactattgaattttatttgcataaatgtGTCGCTTGTTAAACTCATAACTGCGCAAAGACATTGGCGCCTAAAgacttaagatgttatgtcccttgtatgtatttccactggctcactcattctacAAACCGGTACAGAACTAGTAGTAACTAgtacaacactaagtattgctgcttgactgTAGAATATGtattgagtgggtggtacctacaaagatgggcttacacaaagccctaccacaaaataaatgttatttattttatagaatggCAGCAACCGAAGTGCGGTAGATGAAGGTACCGCCTCTGGTGGTAGTAGCGGTGACTCTGTGTTCACACCCGGAACCGAACGACGACTGGAACGGTTACCGGCCATGTTGGGAGCGCCAATTCATGATGTATACCTCGGGGGATCTTTTCCCGtaagtgttattataaaatccTATAATTTGAGAGATAAAGCCTTTACTAAAGGTGCATAAATAAAGAGAATCAAATTCCATTCAAAACACAAAAATCTGTTCAAAAATACTCGAATtagatttatgaaataaactttgtgtgtattaatttcaatattattaagtacatataaataatttttaactaaatggtagagtctacaaaaaaaaatggcaattaccttcgaatattttaaaacatttataacctTTGAAGTAACAGTTACAGTATCCAGTAACTGTTATCCATACTATCGTATggattatttctatttatttttttaatttaaatctgacttttaaaaagttgttactaattaaaaataattgaaatataacagtacgtatgtatgtatgttatcgGTCATCTAACGAGTATCACAATATTATATGCCCATAAACAACACTACTGCGTAGTGGTTATCGCAAACGTGGGTTTATAAAGATTCCGCTATAAGtcaaagaacatttttttttttttgttgtaatcaAAATGCTTAGTACTCGTGTCTACTTATTACAATCAAGTATTCGTTAATGAATTAATGTGATGTAGCTATTGCACTGACGACTTTGTTCTTTGATTCACATTACAGTAAGATAACGATCTCTTAACCAAAATTAATGCGTATCAATTGCTGAATGACTTGTTGCGTTGTTAGCACACAATGCGTTTCGCTTGTTCCGCGAATGCTGTTAGCATAATGCGTTCTTAAACAAACCATGCTTACATTGTAACTGAATAATAATCAACAATGCGATCTTTATGTTTTGGCACAAAGcgtaatttcattttcaacgATATTAGAGCGATTTGTCGTTCTACGTTTGGTGAATGTGTATGAGCTCATTTTTGATATCCGACTAATTGTTAGAATCTCGTTTAAATACGTATCGGACCTTTTTTGGTCGCTGTCTTTTTTTTTGACTTAATTAGCGGTAATTTTCTTTGAATCACTCTCTGACTCATGATTTTTTACTGAAAACAAATTGAATTCGTTGATAGCAAAAAcagtaatttcaaaatataacaatgtttttttgagatataattaattatttatttgattaaatttgtacattataaattacaagtatAATACACTCAAggaatttacaatatattttattgaatgtaaactattttttacagtcTAATAGTGCACGTCCAGACGAGATCCTACGAAGGGAGGGTTTCACGTGCGTGATACCGCGCGTGAACGACTACACGCGCATGTTCTCCGCGCCCGCGCGCCGCACCGCGCCCGCGCCCGACTCGCCCTGTCGCGACAAGAAGCCGCGCCCCGACACGCGCGCGTCGCCGCCCGCCTCGCcagccgcgccgcccgcgcccccctcgcccgccgcgcccgcttCGCCCGACGTCGTGCTGCGGGAGCGCGCGCCCGACGCCGACCGGCCCTGCGACCGCCTCAGCGCGTCCGACTTCTACTCGGTCACGGAGGACATCACGCCGCAGCCTTTTAAAGGTGAACTAGATCGtgcacatttttatttatcacattCGCCTCTTTGAAGACAAACAATTTTTCAACGCTTATatagaagtaaataataaaggataatttgccattatattttcctttagtAACGACGAGTATCTTAAAGTTGTGactatatgattaatattagaATTGAAAAATTATCGAGAAAAAATCTGGTCTAGTAAATTGAAGTATGTAGGACACAATTTGACATAGCTCGTGTTCTCAGGTACGTACGACGAGGAGCTGCTGCTGGGCTCGCGTGTGCTGGTTTTCGCGATGAGTGCGGAGGCTCCGAGCTTCGCCGCCATGGTGCTCGCCGCGCACTACATGGGCCTGCGCCCCAATCACACCGTTCTGCTCGTGCAGCCCATGGACCCGCAGCGGGCTCATCccgtatgtatttaattattctcatatCCTTCATACCTATGTTTTTCCTGTATATGTAAGCAACCTCTAGCTACCACATTTCAAGTGTTTTAGCTATGTAAAGTAAATAACGACACTACTTGTTATGATATTCAAGGAATGACTAATATTCCTTATTTCCCTATGTGTAAAGCTCGCGTTAGAATTCTTCAATGGCTCGAAAAATTAAAAGTGGCAAATAACATTTCTTACACCGCTAACATCTATAGGTGTTGGTGGTCACCAACACCTATAGTTGATcatctgtattataaaaaaatattaatttgaataccaaaaataataaccaattatAAATTTCGCAGTACAGCGAAGCCGCTGTGAAAGATTACAACCGCGGCCGGCACTACCTGAGAGACCTCGCCCGGCGCGCCGGCGTGCCCGTGTTCGACTCCGTGGACGCGACCGTGGCGTGCGTGGTGTCGCGCCTGCGCGTCGCGCTCTAGCGCCCGCACCGCCCCCCACCATGTATTCACTAATCGCTACCTCGCCGACGTAATACGTCCGAGGAGGATTTCTATGCTGCAACTGTGCATCAGTGTCGGCCGTAAACTAGCCAATTTTATTACCGAATCAACGAAATCGTGAATCTCATTCATCCTTTCCATACGAATTTCGATGCTCAGATTCCTCATACGTAATTCCATAGTATATTATCACAAACTACGTAATAAAGACATCACAAACTAACCATCGTAACAGTATAGGTTATCGCGGCTAGGAGTCTCATATGTGTACTTATTTCATACGTGTTATAATTTTGAACACTATAGTGTAGTACAAACAAGTCTCTCTCTTACTTCGTCACTCTCTATTgtgttataaatgtgaaagtgtaGGCACTTATTTTAATACGGTTCAGTACGAAAGAGTCGAATGGAAGGCGATGCAATCGTTTCGAGTTAACAAATCTCTGTGATGAACTTGTTtaggaaattttaatattgtgaatTTTCAATGCATACATATAGGTAATAGCGTATGAATAATGTAGTGTAATAACGCAGGCGAGGAACTAAAGTCGCATGTTAACGTGTTTTAATGAATCTTAACATGACAAATGCATATGTCAGTACACGTCGAGCGGGGACGAATAATTGCTATTCTTGAATCCTTTCtcgaattttattatctttgaatGAAAGATGTTATGATATTGACTGATGGTATTTTTAAAGTGCTGTTTGTCATACTTTTAGGATGTATAGTGGGTCTTGTAGACAATTTTCTCAAGTTAGATCTTTAGTGTATTGGCATACtgctgttaaaattatttacgttatatatttactaaaccaGTTCGTATAATGGAAAGTACAAATGTGTTTTGCTCATGTAGCAAATTTAATAGTATGTTGTAATATCGTTAATCGAAAAGTTATTAtgcaaaattaattgttattcaccttatactcatttttaatctagGTATTTTAGGattcaatatacaaataaaaaataaaatttgcttacaAAATAATCAGGCTTTTAAAGCCTAGATTCCATACCTAAACTAGGTATAGCATAggtaatattagttaaataagttGTAAAACGTTTGACCCACTGtcactaaaatattacaattttatataatcagcAAATATTATTTGCTAGTCACACTATCCATTAACATATATAAGtactttgtaatattgtttgatagtacaaaaatctaatttatagaaaaattatttcatatattaattgtaattatatgcCATGTACgcttattttaaactaaaaacatcACATGTAAATATAGAAATTTGTAATTagaaaagcattttatttttccCATCCCATTAGACGTCTTcgctttaaattcaattaattaggTTTTCATTTGAAACATGACTTAACGAAAATCGTTTTAAATGGAACTGAAGATTAATGATTGATAATTTTTCGACTTTTTTGGCAGCATGAATAAATTCTTAGCATAACATTAAGGTGTTAAATGATACAATAACTGTTTTAATTGCTCGgtcatattataattgttaatcaaaataattcagaaattggttttccatttttatttttcttattttgtaagaatatttACTCTATCCATGACTACTGAAAAAATCTTTAATCATGATTCAGATGAAaaagaattttgttttaatacaatgGTTCAGTTCAAtgcatcaaattaaattaaatgttaaaattcaaGTTTAAATTTACCCTTATTAACTTTAGAACATACTAAGTTATTCGTATGATATACTAAGTAcagtatttttttgtcatttaactcaatttaaataagatttacaaAAGGCAACATGGATGTCACCAATGTGAGATGTAACGCTTTCAATGATTGCAGATCATGTTTGATCATGTTTGATCATGTTTGTGGAGAAAAATATGGAGTACGAATcttattattgtacaaaatgcAATTCATAACATTTTGAGCACATAGTAAATGTTGCTAGATTTCATAATAGAACTGCTCtgaccttaaaaaaaaattaagtgaactatttaatttattaaacaaaaatttcgaACAAAATCTACATAGAATTGACCTCATATCAATACACAATAACTTTGCAAAAAAGATACAAAACTATAAATCTAGCCGAAGTCAAATCAAGTTACcctttattcgatatagaagcattacacttactgattgtcaaattaaacattttaccaGTTCGGAATAGAAAATACCCTAACCAGAGAAGAACCAGAGAAACAAACTCagtgagttatttttttgtcaatttgtgtttgtttacatatattaactatcaaaaagaaatagccaggaagTACTTTGAtgatcaatataaaaaaaaaaaccactttaaaaacaatttaaatatatttaatactaatgtaatgataaatatatattcatagttaATACACAATTGTTAAAAAACTGTCATTTTTTGCGCGTCCTTTCTTTGCTTCTGTTcttttacaatttgtttttctttgttcCGCATTAGATTT harbors:
- the LOC125075711 gene encoding uncharacterized protein LOC125075711 isoform X1 — protein: MEGAILSTQSNNRFRTHLKNAATVLCARTLPKSRCSEQSASSSRHHTYPRTSPPKRASIPCRMEPLMCELPQASTLKQAETVQREIVSQTTSTANGVVKLKSTLAREVAHAWECRIGPPDQPAPAHRVQSLFNDIELYPTKTQVFEMLVCARQCARRKSLILTFGEFCVFAAELRRCSRQTRQTSNKPESPLWSSDKELRDKEAICKHVNGSEASPPPPCEVFLGGSCNPTTWRSDIAIPMLKKMGITYFNPQVDDWSTELIEVEHRAKAEARALLFVLDSETRAVAASVEAAHLAAAPRDLLLVLRPYSRHQNIGRETISDQEYIELSRARATLQEAVERRGLPAFTDIPAALRCARAVLRGARTHPRHSLGHTILRLKRVYDAAGGRNARLPRARAIEALKDATRAPRDLAERCLPANADTIDFESFCAAVAELAADAGSQSPRTPSGSSVAARVRRAFRSLRDLIVSSGLSPEYQSRHNSETESAESVAGVAGGVSGTERVSSAREGNGLRVHNPRLRAYGQKLSLFIPKNGSNRSAVDEGTASGGSSGDSVFTPGTERRLERLPAMLGAPIHDVYLGGSFPSNSARPDEILRREGFTCVIPRVNDYTRMFSAPARRTAPAPDSPCRDKKPRPDTRASPPASPAAPPAPPSPAAPASPDVVLRERAPDADRPCDRLSASDFYSVTEDITPQPFKGTYDEELLLGSRVLVFAMSAEAPSFAAMVLAAHYMGLRPNHTVLLVQPMDPQRAHPYSEAAVKDYNRGRHYLRDLARRAGVPVFDSVDATVACVVSRLRVAL
- the LOC125075711 gene encoding uncharacterized protein LOC125075711 isoform X4 yields the protein MEGAILSTQSNNRFRTHLKNAATVLCARTLPKSRCSEQSASSSRHHTYPRTSPPKRASIPCRMEPLMCELPQASTLKQAETVQREIVSQTTSTANGVVKLKSTLAREVAHAWECRIGPPDQPAPAHRVQSLFNDIELYPTKTQVFEMLVCARQCARRKSLILTFGEFCVFAAELRRCSRQTRQTSNKPESPLWSSDKELRDKEAICKHVNGSEASPPPPCEVFLGGSCNPTTWRSDIAIPMLKKMGITYFNPQVDDWSTELIEVEHRAKAEARALLFVLDSETRAVAASVEAAHLAAAPRDLLLVLRPYSRHQNIGRETISDQEYIELSRARATLQEAVERRGLPAFTDIPAALRCARAVLRGAPRDLAERCLPANADTIDFESFCAAVAELAADAGSQSPRTPSGSSVAARVRRAFRSLRDLIVSSGLSPEYQSRHNSETESAESVAGVAGGVSGTERVSSAREGNGLRVHNPRLRAYGQKLSLFIPKNGSNRSAVDEGTASGGSSGDSVFTPGTERRLERLPAMLGAPIHDVYLGGSFPSNSARPDEILRREGFTCVIPRVNDYTRMFSAPARRTAPAPDSPCRDKKPRPDTRASPPASPAAPPAPPSPAAPASPDVVLRERAPDADRPCDRLSASDFYSVTEDITPQPFKGTYDEELLLGSRVLVFAMSAEAPSFAAMVLAAHYMGLRPNHTVLLVQPMDPQRAHPYSEAAVKDYNRGRHYLRDLARRAGVPVFDSVDATVACVVSRLRVAL